Part of the Lytechinus variegatus isolate NC3 chromosome 16, Lvar_3.0, whole genome shotgun sequence genome, cacaatcatatggtcatttttacatttttgtacacggttttgtaaaaaaaagtagggGGGCTTTCGCCCCCCACCCCGCTTACGCGGCCCCTGTATCTAGAAATCTGTATCCATTATTATACTATattataaagcgctttataaatccagctatcattattattactgtaaTCATCAAACTTTGTAAAGCCTTATTAGAAGGTTTCATGGTTTTCTTTGTGCATGTGAGTGCCTTTCAATCCCATATACacgttttattattttctttttaaatacagAAGGGGCTTGTGATTAGTGGTAACCggcttttaatttctttctggCTACAAATGAGATAAAAATGTCATTTCATCTAGCATCGTATGACTTGTTGGGTATATCTAGGTCTTTTACTTGGAATACAAAAGAAGAACGGACTATGCGTCACATGTCTGTCGAGTGGGAAGAAGGGATTCTTGAAATATTAAACTCCAATGTATCGGTCCAAAGCCCAAAAGGTGTGAAATGGGACGGGTCGCACGGGAAATCTCGTGCAATTATCTCGGTTTATAGAAAGGTTTCAGGCCAGTATCAGCCCAAGAGGATGGAAAATGTAGAGGATTAGAAAACAGCCTTGAAATATGGATTATTTAGTAAAagacattttgttttcttgcaaaCTTCAAAACACGTCGATGCAATTAAAAAGGGATATCCATAGATCACCGCTGTGGCCCTCGAATAGAACATGATAACATTGTTACAGATATCATCAAGAATATTAGCAAATAAATCATACGAAGTTTGATGCATTCGCTTTTAACCTCTTTACGATTATTAATTCTAAACTATCAAGCCTGATGAATTGttaaaaaacatgatttgtTTTCACACAATTGATTTATTCTGTTCAAAAGCTAACCTACATCCCCCATTTAATTGTAGTCCGGTAGTGATGCAACATTTATTTGGCCCATGCACTCGTGTAGTATAAGATAAGATTTATAAAACCTTGATGTCGACCGCAAATCAGGGGCAACGTCACAGGGCGGGGGGCTGACAGGGGCCAAACTCCCGTGAGAATTTTTCAAATagtggaaaataagaggagaaaaaagaaggaagaacaTCAAATTCAGTTCGTCTGCAACCCCCATCAAAGCATCATGGTGCCACCCCCGTACTTCCCCAATAGAGTACAATGGATTATTGCCTGAAATTATTATTTGGCGTCGTTGTGGCTTTGTACATGAATTACTGCAGCATGTATAAGGAAGCTGAGAATATCTGAGGGTTTAATCACATGTAGGCATGTGTCGATGTTTTGCATGCAATCCCCCAAATCTGTTTCATTTTGGAAGCAAACTCGTCTTAACGAATAAGTTACAAGGAAATTGGAGAGCAAAAATATCGCATCGAACGTTAATTGCCGAGAGTCAGGTGCTATATCAGATTACTCGGAGGTACACTGCTCTTGCGTGTCCCTCTGGTGTTggatcaaatcaatcaatttcatcccttcttttgatttttttttcatctattaAAATTGACGTCTCATCTCTCCCTACTGTCAGGCAATATACGGCGAGAATATAAAGCCTACCTAGCAGAGTTTCGATTTTAATTTATTGGACGAGCACGTAGAGAGGGACTTCGTTAAAAGACATTCACAATTCGTTTTGAATTTTCCCTTTGTTTATCATGGTACTCGATGGCGTTTAATTTCATGCTCTCAGCCACTTCAAATGAACGGTTGCACAATCCACTCCACGGTTTGAATAGGATGAGGTTGCTTACCAGGAAAGTTCAAACCTCTCTGGTTTCTACTATCCCCTTTATTTCTATCTTCAGGCCTCACTGTTCTACCGCTGGTGAATTTGCCTAAGTGGATGACGGTCTTGCATTTCACAAACATTGGGTATCGAGCTTGGTTCCTGGTTTTATACGAAATATATCGTTTGTTGAAACTATTAAGGATCATCGGGATTCTTGTTCTTGAAGGCAGAGGGACACGTGGGCAGACAGACAACAAATCGCAGACGAAATCTGACTGATTCGGTAATGTTTCTCTCACATTTTACATTGATTGACGTTAACGCTTGAAAGAAACACCGTTATAATTTTCTGTCCCTGGAAGCCAGATGAACTCTGCCAGCTAGTGTCATGGTTTGTTCTGGAATCGTTATAGCTACCCTATTTCAATTAATGATTATCTTGTCAACCGAAAGCGTCTGTTTCATTAAGTTGAAATTATCATGCTCTGTAATCGTTTCACCATTTTAATTTGactttttattcacatttcgAAGGattttgtgataaaaatgaATGCGACATCAACAATAAAAACCATAGAAAGTAATCGTCCTCGAATCGATCCAGTTGGAATAAGTCTTCTTTGTATCGGGTGCGTTGGAATTACTGGAAACCTTGTCTGCGTTGCCATTCTTCGGCGGCATTCCTTCCGCAATCATACCAACTGGCTAATCGCAAACCAGGCCGTTGTTGATTCTCTGGCCTCTACTTTCCTCGTCGCATCAGAGGTAACTCACCTCGCAGGTTTAAAACCATCGGATATGACCTACTTCGGCGCGTTACTTCTCTGCAAGTTGTGGAAATCCCTAGCGTTTGTCTTCGGTGCCTATGCCATATCAACCTTCAACTTAGTGGCTTTGTCAATCGAACGTTACCTAGCGGTTGTTCATCCAGTGTGGTACCTTGCCCACTTCAAGCGACGTGCCGTGTACATTTTGGCTGTTCTTACCTGGGTTTTAGCGCCTCTTTTCCAAATGATAAATGCATTCCTGCACAACATAGTGAcggataaaatgaaatgtttgtaCGCACCAACGTATAATCACttgataattgttttgtttctttgggAGTACTTGATACCGGTTGGCATCATGACCTTCTCTTTTTTTGCCATTGTAAAACGGTTCCAACACCTGAATAGAGTGGCTGAGGACCGAATCCTAAGGTTTCCTCATTCCCGACAGGTGGAGACACCTGTACCATCGGTTTCTACCAATGGACAGAGTATGTCATCCTCAGCCATAGCGTACGTGGCAGATGCAAGGGCTAACAGGGAACAACTAGAGAGCATCACCAACACAGAGGCATCCACCTCTGAAGCCGGACCCGGACTGGCTAGAGGACGAGCAACGCCAGAGGTTACAATCAAGAACACCAAACCAGGTATTAATGGGGTTCTGCAGAGACGTAACACCACCAAGGTTCTTATTGCCGTGTATCTCCTCTATGTCTTATGCTGGTCTCCCAACCAGTGGGCATTCCTCTATTACCACCTCGGTGGACATCTCGATCCTACATTCCATAAATTTTCCATCATCCTCTGTACTCTTA contains:
- the LOC121430219 gene encoding G-protein coupled receptor moody-like, encoding MNATSTIKTIESNRPRIDPVGISLLCIGCVGITGNLVCVAILRRHSFRNHTNWLIANQAVVDSLASTFLVASEVTHLAGLKPSDMTYFGALLLCKLWKSLAFVFGAYAISTFNLVALSIERYLAVVHPVWYLAHFKRRAVYILAVLTWVLAPLFQMINAFLHNIVTDKMKCLYAPTYNHLIIVLFLWEYLIPVGIMTFSFFAIVKRFQHLNRVAEDRILRFPHSRQVETPVPSVSTNGQSMSSSAIAYVADARANREQLESITNTEASTSEAGPGLARGRATPEVTIKNTKPGINGVLQRRNTTKVLIAVYLLYVLCWSPNQWAFLYYHLGGHLDPTFHKFSIILCTLNTCVNPFIYVLRLNIYRRELKSMIFSCVQRVLG